The following proteins come from a genomic window of Nostoc sp. TCL26-01:
- a CDS encoding Rpn family recombination-promoting nuclease/putative transposase yields MFDNVCKFLAESFSTDFATWLLNQPITLTELSPSELSLEPIRADALILLQSDEIILHLEFQTRPKADIPFRMCDYRLRGYRKFPDKKMRQVVIYLQPSDSELVYQTEFVLENSWHRFDVIRLWEQPTEIFLNSPGLLPFATLSQTDDKTRTLEEVAQIIEAIKDTRIRSNVAASTAVLSGLVLNKDLIKRILRSDIMRESVIYQDILQEGIQQNTQEIAIKMINKGISLEIIVDVTGLTMAQVQKLQAQAEDTQAQ; encoded by the coding sequence ATGTTTGATAACGTCTGTAAATTTCTGGCCGAATCATTTTCCACTGACTTTGCAACTTGGTTACTCAATCAACCAATTACACTCACTGAACTTAGTCCATCTGAATTATCACTCGAACCAATACGTGCCGACGCACTAATTTTGTTGCAGTCCGATGAAATCATCCTCCATCTAGAATTTCAAACTCGCCCAAAAGCCGATATTCCCTTTCGGATGTGTGATTATCGTTTACGGGGATATAGAAAATTTCCTGATAAAAAAATGCGTCAGGTAGTAATTTATTTACAACCAAGCGATTCTGAGCTAGTTTATCAAACGGAATTTGTCTTAGAAAATAGCTGGCACAGGTTCGATGTAATTCGACTTTGGGAACAACCAACGGAAATATTTCTCAATTCTCCAGGTTTGCTACCGTTTGCAACTTTAAGTCAAACCGATGATAAAACGCGAACCTTAGAAGAAGTCGCTCAAATTATTGAAGCAATCAAGGACACCCGCATCCGCAGTAATGTTGCGGCTTCAACCGCAGTGTTATCTGGGCTAGTATTAAATAAAGACCTGATTAAAAGAATTTTGCGGAGTGATATTATGCGCGAATCTGTAATTTATCAAGACATTTTGCAAGAAGGGATTCAACAAAACACTCAAGAGATTGCCATCAAAATGATTAATAAGGGTATTAGTCTGGAAATAATTGTTGATGTCACAGGTTTAACTATGGCACAGGTGCAAAAATTACAAGCTCAAGCAGAAGACACTCAAGCTCAGTGA
- a CDS encoding long-chain fatty acid--CoA ligase gives MVNSEQGSALLVNITKQESQEIQGLVDYTNVESIPEIWPIAAQQFGETIALYSPHAQPEIEITFSQLAEKIQLFAAGLQASGVQAGDRISLVSDNSPRWFIADQGIMTAGAVDAVRSSQAEREELIFILANSGSTALVVEDLKTFNKLKDRLHDLPIHLVVLLSDETPPTEATPKVLNFLQLIEIGQNHTFVPVKQNRDKLATLIYTSGTTGKPKGVMLSYSNLLHQITTFRVVVQPKVGDTALSILPSWHSYERTVEYYLLSQGCTQIYTNLRSVKGDLRQYKPNYMVAVPRLWESIYEGVQKQFREQPANKQRLIQFLLSASERYIKARRISQGLSLDHLHASSVERFAAGILASALFPLHALGERLVYAKVREATGGKIKQVISGGGALPRHIDTFFEIIGVQILQGYGLTETSPVTNVRRPWRNFIGTSGQPIPGTEVKIVDPETRQPLPVGERGLVLLKGPQVMQGYYQNPEATAKAINPEGWFDSGDLGWVTPDNELVLTGRAKDTIVLSNGENIEPQPIEDACLRSPYIDQIMLVGQDQRSLGALIVPNLEALAQWAANQNLVLSVDNDNLTSSSSQKINLESKMIQDLFRQELNREVKNRPGYRADDRVGPFRLILEPFSMENGLMTQTLKIRRNVVAERYQDLISAMFV, from the coding sequence ATGGTAAACAGTGAACAAGGATCAGCTTTACTCGTCAATATTACAAAGCAAGAAAGTCAGGAAATACAAGGCTTAGTAGACTATACAAACGTAGAATCCATACCAGAAATTTGGCCGATCGCTGCCCAACAATTTGGTGAGACGATCGCTCTCTATAGTCCTCATGCTCAACCAGAAATAGAGATTACTTTTAGTCAGTTAGCAGAAAAAATCCAGCTATTTGCGGCAGGATTGCAAGCATCAGGAGTACAAGCAGGCGATCGCATTTCCCTCGTCTCTGATAATAGCCCCCGGTGGTTCATTGCCGACCAAGGAATTATGACAGCTGGCGCTGTCGATGCGGTACGCAGTTCCCAAGCCGAACGAGAAGAATTAATATTTATCCTGGCTAACAGTGGTAGCACCGCCTTAGTCGTGGAAGATTTAAAAACATTTAATAAACTCAAAGATCGACTCCACGATTTACCCATTCACCTGGTAGTCTTACTTTCCGACGAAACACCACCAACAGAAGCAACCCCAAAAGTTCTCAACTTTCTCCAGTTAATCGAAATTGGTCAAAACCATACCTTTGTCCCAGTCAAACAAAACCGCGACAAACTAGCAACATTAATTTACACTTCTGGGACTACAGGCAAACCCAAAGGTGTCATGCTCAGTTACAGCAATTTGCTACACCAAATCACCACATTCCGAGTAGTAGTTCAACCAAAAGTAGGTGATACAGCCCTGAGTATTTTACCCAGTTGGCACAGCTATGAAAGGACAGTTGAGTATTACTTACTGTCTCAAGGTTGCACACAAATTTATACTAATTTGCGTTCTGTCAAAGGAGACTTGAGACAATACAAACCCAATTACATGGTAGCTGTCCCCCGTTTATGGGAATCCATCTATGAAGGTGTACAGAAGCAGTTCCGCGAACAACCAGCCAATAAGCAACGCCTAATTCAGTTTTTGCTAAGTGCGAGTGAAAGATATATCAAAGCCCGGAGAATTTCCCAAGGATTGAGTTTAGATCATCTCCATGCGTCATCTGTAGAGCGTTTTGCTGCTGGTATCCTCGCCTCTGCTTTGTTCCCTCTCCATGCTTTAGGAGAAAGATTAGTTTATGCCAAAGTGAGAGAAGCTACAGGTGGCAAAATCAAGCAAGTAATTAGCGGTGGTGGTGCGCTACCCAGACACATAGACACCTTTTTTGAAATTATTGGTGTGCAGATTTTGCAAGGTTACGGTTTAACAGAAACTTCTCCTGTGACTAATGTGCGTCGTCCTTGGCGGAATTTTATTGGGACATCCGGACAACCCATACCCGGCACAGAAGTTAAAATTGTAGATCCTGAGACTCGCCAGCCTCTACCAGTTGGAGAACGAGGCTTAGTGTTGCTGAAAGGGCCACAAGTCATGCAAGGCTATTACCAAAACCCCGAAGCAACAGCCAAAGCAATTAATCCGGAAGGTTGGTTTGATAGCGGTGATTTGGGTTGGGTGACACCAGACAATGAACTTGTACTGACTGGCAGAGCAAAAGATACCATTGTCTTGAGTAATGGGGAAAATATCGAACCACAGCCGATTGAAGATGCTTGTTTGCGATCGCCCTACATCGATCAAATCATGTTAGTCGGACAAGATCAACGCAGTCTGGGTGCTTTAATTGTCCCTAATTTAGAAGCTCTAGCACAGTGGGCAGCAAATCAAAATCTCGTCTTGAGTGTAGACAATGATAATTTAACCTCTTCATCCAGTCAAAAAATTAACCTGGAGAGTAAAATGATCCAGGATTTATTCAGGCAAGAATTAAATCGGGAAGTAAAGAACCGTCCTGGTTATCGTGCCGATGATCGTGTTGGGCCGTTTAGACTGATTCTGGAACCATTTTCCATGGAAAATGGCTTGATGACACAAACGCTAAAAATCCGGCGCAATGTTGTCGCAGAACGTTACCAAGACCTCATCAGTGCCATGTTTGTCTGA
- a CDS encoding lipid-A-disaccharide synthase — MSPVDVLILSNGPGEVTTWVRPVVKALREKLGDDREQVRISVVLSPCPHASGKEAAIALSYPEVDRVQAAEHFWQFLLWGKTFDNWDWRSQGVVVFLGGDQFFPVVIGKKLGYRTVVYAEWEARWHNLIDRFGIMKAEAAAKVSPKYAHKFTVVGDLMQAAQSPIPNTQSQVPTPHSPIIGILPGSKAAKLTQGVPLFLAIAEYIHTQKPQTKFIIPVAPTLDLQTLVSFGDAQKNPFVDTFKFSGASLTVCEQNNQQPIIKTGTGVNIELRQENPAYEILAQCSICITTVGANTAELGALGVPMLVLLPTQQLDAMRSWDGLPGLLANLPGVGSTFAKIINWFFLRRKGLLAWPNIWAREEIVPELVGKLQAQEVGEMVLDFLNHPEKLANIKAKLRSVRGESGAEEKIASLVKEETESFGI; from the coding sequence ATGAGTCCAGTAGATGTTCTCATTCTTTCTAATGGCCCTGGTGAGGTAACAACCTGGGTGCGTCCTGTGGTGAAAGCATTGCGGGAAAAGTTAGGTGATGATCGTGAACAGGTGAGAATTTCCGTAGTTTTATCACCTTGTCCTCATGCTAGTGGCAAAGAAGCAGCGATCGCACTCTCGTACCCAGAAGTTGATAGAGTACAAGCAGCAGAGCATTTTTGGCAATTTTTGCTGTGGGGAAAAACTTTCGATAATTGGGATTGGCGCAGTCAAGGTGTAGTTGTTTTCTTAGGTGGTGATCAATTTTTCCCTGTAGTTATTGGCAAAAAACTCGGATACCGGACAGTAGTTTACGCCGAATGGGAGGCTCGTTGGCACAACTTAATTGATCGCTTTGGCATAATGAAAGCAGAAGCAGCAGCCAAAGTATCACCCAAATACGCCCACAAATTTACCGTCGTCGGCGACCTAATGCAAGCAGCCCAGTCCCCAATACCCAATACCCAGTCCCAAGTCCCCACTCCCCACTCCCCAATCATCGGTATTTTACCCGGATCAAAAGCAGCAAAATTAACCCAAGGTGTACCATTATTTTTAGCGATCGCAGAATATATTCACACTCAAAAACCCCAGACAAAATTTATCATTCCTGTAGCCCCAACTTTGGATTTACAGACTTTAGTTAGTTTTGGGGATGCTCAAAAAAACCCTTTTGTGGACACATTTAAATTTTCTGGTGCTTCTTTAACTGTTTGTGAACAAAACAATCAACAACCAATCATTAAAACTGGTACTGGGGTAAATATAGAGCTACGGCAAGAAAATCCTGCTTATGAAATATTGGCTCAATGTAGTATCTGCATAACCACCGTTGGCGCTAATACAGCTGAGTTGGGTGCTTTGGGTGTGCCAATGCTGGTTTTACTCCCTACTCAACAACTTGATGCGATGCGTTCTTGGGATGGTTTACCGGGATTGTTAGCAAATTTGCCGGGAGTTGGTTCTACATTTGCCAAGATAATTAACTGGTTTTTCCTCAGACGTAAAGGTTTATTAGCTTGGCCAAATATCTGGGCGAGAGAAGAAATAGTACCAGAACTTGTCGGTAAATTACAAGCTCAAGAAGTGGGAGAAATGGTTTTGGATTTTTTAAATCATCCAGAAAAATTGGCCAATATCAAAGCAAAGTTACGCAGTGTTAGAGGTGAAAGTGGTGCAGAAGAAAAGATCGCTAGTTTAGTTAAAGAAGAGACAGAAAGTTTCGGGATTTAA
- a CDS encoding GAF domain-containing sensor histidine kinase, producing MLSSSDLSFSRNLPLVVFNQLGELLQQMAQSVETVVVITEALLSRVHLSVEWQRQKFTLIVSERFSALLLGNWEQTEVPNSTTSICVLPWQEYENNWVAREIPQPETPSVLAQLPVTANITQQLLLSTKLTFDTEAIASFLLQLRDLFDHDSHTYQHLERYRQILRPNDATLQSQFTLLLLEHLLPGQTETETAVPITNNPAEPYACQAVEDALKKQISQERLLNQVTTQIRKSLDLPVIMATAIAQVREFLELDRLVIYKFAGSRVNSQESTQRQISEWQNYGGCIVYEARATDAIPSVLHYQEKTCFGRTSSCWEKYSQGFTLIVDDIEKTYALEECLLNFLRTSEVRAKLAAPIVFEDKLWGLLIAHQCYTPHQWVESEINLLTSVAEQLAIAIHQEELMRSLTQEKQTLEQRVVERTMALRDALLAAEAASRLRSEFLATISHELLTPLTYVIGMSSTLLRWPLGELSQRQRDYLQTIHDSGEHLLEMINDILDLSQIEAGKTVLNILQFSLAKTAENTIESLQEKAQSQQINLKLDLQIDPKRDRFTADATRVEQILWNLLTNAIKFTPEGGSVTLRIWVEEDTAIFQVEDTGIGIPEEKLPLLFEKFQQLDTPYRRRYEGTGLGLALTRQLVELHRGRIEVESTVGIGSIFTVWIPSQESGE from the coding sequence ATGCTGAGTTCTTCTGATTTGAGCTTTTCTCGAAATTTGCCGTTAGTTGTATTCAATCAACTTGGAGAATTATTGCAGCAAATGGCTCAATCTGTAGAAACTGTTGTTGTAATTACAGAAGCTTTGTTATCACGAGTTCACTTATCAGTAGAATGGCAAAGGCAAAAATTTACGCTGATAGTTTCAGAGCGTTTTAGCGCGCTCTTACTGGGCAATTGGGAGCAAACAGAAGTACCAAATTCGACTACTTCTATTTGTGTTTTGCCTTGGCAAGAGTATGAAAACAATTGGGTTGCCAGGGAAATACCACAACCAGAAACCCCTTCAGTACTGGCTCAACTCCCTGTTACTGCTAACATCACTCAGCAATTACTACTCAGCACTAAATTAACTTTTGATACAGAAGCGATCGCTTCCTTCCTGTTGCAATTGAGAGATTTGTTTGACCATGATTCCCATACTTACCAACACCTTGAACGCTATCGTCAAATTCTTCGCCCCAATGATGCTACACTCCAAAGTCAATTTACACTGTTGTTATTAGAACATCTACTGCCTGGGCAAACTGAGACGGAAACAGCAGTACCTATTACAAACAATCCAGCAGAGCCTTATGCTTGTCAAGCAGTCGAAGATGCCTTGAAAAAACAGATTTCTCAAGAGCGACTGCTGAATCAAGTAACTACGCAAATTCGCAAAAGCTTAGATTTGCCTGTGATTATGGCGACAGCTATTGCTCAAGTACGAGAGTTTCTGGAATTAGACAGGTTAGTAATATATAAATTTGCAGGTTCTAGAGTCAACTCCCAAGAATCCACTCAACGGCAAATATCAGAGTGGCAAAATTACGGGGGTTGCATCGTTTATGAAGCTCGTGCGACGGATGCCATTCCCTCAGTATTGCATTATCAGGAAAAAACTTGCTTTGGTCGGACTTCCTCATGCTGGGAAAAGTATTCCCAAGGATTTACCTTAATCGTCGATGATATTGAAAAAACCTATGCTCTAGAAGAGTGCCTACTGAATTTTTTAAGGACAAGCGAAGTTAGAGCTAAATTAGCAGCCCCAATTGTTTTTGAAGATAAACTTTGGGGATTGTTGATCGCCCATCAATGCTATACTCCCCATCAATGGGTTGAGAGTGAAATAAACCTACTCACTTCAGTTGCAGAACAACTAGCGATCGCTATTCACCAAGAAGAATTAATGCGATCTCTGACTCAAGAAAAACAAACCCTGGAACAGCGCGTAGTTGAACGGACAATGGCTTTACGCGATGCCCTATTAGCGGCGGAAGCTGCTAGTCGCCTCAGAAGTGAATTTTTAGCCACCATTAGCCACGAATTACTCACACCTTTAACTTATGTGATTGGGATGTCTTCCACATTACTACGCTGGCCTTTGGGTGAATTGAGTCAACGACAACGAGACTATTTACAAACAATTCATGACAGTGGCGAACATTTATTAGAAATGATTAACGACATCCTCGATTTATCGCAAATTGAGGCAGGAAAAACAGTTTTAAACATTTTGCAATTTTCTCTAGCCAAGACAGCCGAAAATACCATAGAATCACTACAAGAAAAAGCCCAATCGCAGCAAATAAATCTTAAACTAGATTTACAAATAGACCCAAAACGCGATCGCTTCACCGCCGATGCCACAAGAGTAGAACAAATTCTCTGGAATCTTTTAACCAATGCCATTAAATTCACCCCAGAAGGCGGTAGCGTTACCTTACGCATCTGGGTAGAAGAAGACACCGCAATTTTTCAAGTAGAAGACACAGGTATTGGTATTCCTGAAGAAAAATTACCTTTACTATTTGAAAAATTTCAACAACTAGACACACCCTATCGCCGCCGCTACGAAGGCACAGGATTAGGTTTAGCCTTAACTAGACAATTAGTAGAACTACATCGAGGACGGATTGAAGTAGAATCTACCGTAGGTATAGGCTCAATTTTTACAGTGTGGATACCATCGCAAGAGAGTGGAGAGTGA
- a CDS encoding dihydrolipoamide acetyltransferase family protein: MSIHEIFMPALSSTMTEGKIVSWVKSPGDKVEKGETVVVVESDKADMDVESFYEGYLAHIVVEAGDSAPVGVAIAYVAETEAEISAAQSLANSGGAVATSTASPEPVAAAVAAPTTASQNGSNHVEGRLVASPRARKLAKDLKVDLTTLKGSGPYGRIVADDVEAVVGKVKQPAVTPAVSTPTPTPVVPTPSRTTAPVPAPVAVTPGQVVPFNTLQSAVVRNMVASLDVPVFRVGYTITTDGLDKLYKQIKSKGVTMTALLAKAVAMTLQKHPLLNASYSDQGIVYHADINIAVAVAMDGGGLITPVLKNADKVDIYSLSRTWKSLVDRARAKQLQPDEYSGGNFTLSNLGMFGVDTFDAILPPGQGSILAIGASRPQLVANADGLFGVKQQMQVNITSDHRIIYGADAAAFLQDLAKFIETDAQSLTL; this comes from the coding sequence ATGAGCATTCACGAAATATTCATGCCGGCGCTGAGTTCCACCATGACCGAAGGCAAAATTGTCTCCTGGGTGAAGTCGCCAGGCGATAAAGTGGAAAAAGGCGAAACAGTGGTGGTTGTCGAGTCAGACAAAGCCGATATGGATGTGGAATCTTTCTATGAAGGATATCTTGCCCACATCGTTGTAGAAGCTGGTGATAGCGCGCCCGTAGGAGTGGCGATCGCTTACGTAGCCGAAACCGAAGCCGAAATCTCCGCAGCCCAGTCCCTAGCCAATTCTGGCGGCGCTGTAGCTACTTCCACCGCCTCCCCTGAACCCGTAGCTGCCGCCGTCGCCGCACCAACCACAGCTTCACAAAATGGTTCTAATCACGTTGAAGGTAGACTTGTAGCCTCACCTCGCGCCCGTAAGTTGGCGAAAGACCTGAAAGTTGACTTAACAACTCTCAAAGGTAGTGGCCCCTACGGTCGGATTGTCGCTGATGATGTGGAAGCGGTAGTTGGTAAAGTCAAGCAACCAGCCGTCACACCTGCTGTATCTACACCAACCCCCACCCCAGTTGTACCCACACCATCTAGAACAACTGCACCTGTCCCAGCACCTGTTGCCGTCACTCCAGGACAGGTAGTGCCATTTAATACTCTACAAAGTGCTGTCGTTCGGAACATGGTAGCTAGTTTAGATGTGCCTGTTTTCCGTGTGGGTTACACAATTACCACTGATGGTTTAGATAAACTGTACAAGCAAATTAAATCTAAAGGCGTGACCATGACAGCGCTACTAGCAAAAGCTGTGGCGATGACATTGCAAAAACACCCATTGTTAAATGCTAGTTATTCAGACCAAGGTATTGTTTACCATGCTGATATCAACATTGCTGTCGCGGTGGCAATGGATGGCGGTGGTTTAATTACACCAGTCTTAAAAAATGCTGACAAGGTAGATATATATTCCCTTTCCCGCACCTGGAAGTCTTTAGTAGATCGTGCTAGAGCCAAACAATTACAACCTGACGAATATAGTGGTGGTAACTTTACCTTGTCGAACTTAGGAATGTTCGGTGTAGATACATTCGATGCCATTTTACCACCAGGACAAGGCTCAATTTTAGCGATCGGTGCATCACGTCCCCAACTAGTAGCCAATGCTGATGGTTTGTTTGGTGTTAAACAGCAAATGCAGGTAAATATTACCTCCGATCATCGGATTATTTACGGTGCTGATGCAGCAGCATTTTTACAAGATTTAGCTAAATTTATTGAGACTGATGCTCAATCTTTGACACTTTAA
- a CDS encoding protealysin inhibitor emfourin translates to MRVLLERTGGFAGISKKISVDTNTLPLAEAEELRQLVATADLFSLPEQIISSSSQSDRFQYQLTVEDNSQQHTIIVSEAALPTSLKPLIAWLLNFGLKA, encoded by the coding sequence ATGCGGGTACTCTTAGAACGGACGGGTGGCTTTGCAGGAATTAGTAAGAAAATTAGTGTTGACACGAATACACTTCCATTAGCAGAAGCTGAAGAATTGCGACAACTAGTAGCAACAGCCGATTTATTTTCATTACCTGAACAAATTATTTCTTCTAGTTCTCAAAGCGATCGCTTTCAATATCAGCTGACAGTAGAAGATAATAGTCAACAGCACACAATCATAGTGAGTGAAGCTGCATTACCTACCAGCTTAAAACCACTAATTGCTTGGCTACTGAACTTTGGACTAAAAGCCTAG
- a CDS encoding M4 family metallopeptidase, with protein sequence MARNKKKSSSLQCDHSLNTRCPICCVIPPHMLENIAVNGTTRQKNWAFQTLNVSAQLRGRRNVVGNVFFAPSPGEKRRTIYNAQDSEQLPGTIVRVEGDPPSNDEAVNEAYDGAGATYDLFYEIFERNSIDDKGLRLDSTVHYGVKYDNAFWNGDQMVYGDGDQELFDRFTKSIDVIGHELTHGVTQHEAGLVYYGEPGALNESFSDVFGTLVKQRVKNQTAAEADWLIGDSLLMPNVKGIAIRSMKEPGTAYNDPVLGQDPQPGHVKDQYTGWADNGGVHINSGIPNRAFYLAAVEIGGYAWEKAGKIWYVALRDRLRAKADFQKAADMTIQVAAELYGDGSPEHQAIKNAWKQVGVLT encoded by the coding sequence ATGGCTAGAAATAAAAAGAAATCATCTAGTTTGCAGTGTGACCATTCACTCAATACTAGATGCCCTATATGCTGTGTAATTCCACCGCATATGTTAGAAAATATTGCTGTCAATGGTACAACACGGCAGAAGAATTGGGCTTTTCAAACATTAAATGTTTCAGCCCAATTGCGTGGACGGAGAAATGTTGTTGGCAACGTTTTTTTTGCTCCATCTCCAGGAGAAAAACGGCGGACAATCTACAATGCTCAAGACAGTGAACAATTACCAGGAACTATTGTGCGTGTGGAAGGTGATCCCCCCAGTAATGATGAAGCTGTCAACGAAGCCTATGATGGTGCTGGTGCTACATATGACTTGTTTTACGAAATATTTGAACGTAATTCTATTGACGACAAAGGATTACGTTTAGACTCGACCGTCCATTATGGTGTGAAGTACGATAATGCTTTTTGGAATGGCGATCAAATGGTTTATGGTGACGGTGATCAAGAATTATTTGACCGCTTTACTAAATCCATTGATGTCATTGGACATGAACTAACTCATGGTGTAACTCAACATGAAGCTGGTCTTGTATACTATGGTGAACCAGGAGCGTTAAATGAATCTTTTTCTGATGTTTTTGGTACGTTAGTCAAACAAAGAGTTAAAAACCAGACAGCAGCTGAAGCCGATTGGTTAATTGGAGATAGTTTATTAATGCCCAACGTCAAGGGTATAGCGATTCGTTCCATGAAAGAACCAGGAACAGCATACAATGACCCTGTTTTAGGTCAAGATCCCCAACCTGGTCATGTGAAAGATCAATACACTGGCTGGGCTGATAATGGTGGGGTACACATCAATTCAGGCATTCCCAATCGAGCTTTTTATCTAGCCGCAGTAGAAATTGGCGGTTACGCTTGGGAAAAAGCAGGTAAAATCTGGTATGTAGCCTTACGCGATCGCCTACGTGCTAAGGCAGACTTCCAAAAAGCAGCTGATATGACTATACAAGTTGCAGCTGAACTCTATGGTGATGGTAGCCCAGAACATCAAGCAATCAAGAATGCTTGGAAACAGGTAGGAGTTTTGACGTAA
- a CDS encoding YlqD family protein has protein sequence MDISNPQLLLKRIVNVKVIVTPLWKEEVQQQLQAQINQLDQQLQQLDIEGQRAIAAIQKQSLQPPGPQTLQQIDNIQLQVNQKKSEFLEQKNQLLQNLQQVQLLELDQEVNQFQMEGFFRVERGDNLISKMQVEIVIRDGVVEDIRGDI, from the coding sequence ATGGATATCTCCAACCCTCAATTGCTGTTGAAGCGCATCGTTAACGTCAAAGTGATTGTCACCCCTTTGTGGAAAGAGGAAGTGCAACAGCAACTGCAAGCACAAATCAATCAACTTGACCAGCAATTGCAACAATTAGATATAGAAGGACAAAGAGCGATCGCCGCAATTCAAAAACAGAGTCTCCAGCCACCAGGCCCCCAAACCCTGCAACAAATTGACAATATTCAACTCCAAGTCAATCAAAAGAAAAGTGAATTCCTAGAACAAAAAAACCAACTCCTGCAAAACCTCCAGCAAGTACAGCTACTGGAATTAGATCAAGAAGTTAATCAATTTCAAATGGAAGGCTTTTTCCGCGTGGAACGAGGCGATAACTTGATTAGCAAAATGCAGGTAGAAATCGTCATCCGCGATGGTGTTGTTGAAGACATTCGAGGCGACATTTAA